GCGACCGCCGATGGTTCCTGCCTGATTGGCAAAGTTGTCCTGTTCGGTACGAAACACCGCCAAGGCCACGTTGACCTGGTCGTCGAACAATTCGCCCTTGATGCCCACCTCGTAGTTCACCCCTTCCAGCGGCGCCAGGCGAGAGCCGCTGATATCGGTCTTGGTCTGCGGGCTGAAGATCTCGGTGTAGCTGGCGTAGAGCGAATACTGCTCGTTGAGGTCGTAGACGACGCCGGCATAGGGCACCACCTTGCCGCTGTTCTTCAAGGATTTGGCCGCACCGTAGCTTTCGCCGCTGCTGCTGACGTCGACCACGCGGGTGCCGGTGATCAGGCTCAGGTCATCGGTCAGGCTCCAGCGAGCGGCGCCATAGACGCTCTTCATGCGGTCGGTGAAATCACTGCCCCGCGTTGGGCGATCGTTCAAGGGCCTGTCGATGTGTCCATTCCAGTCATCCAAGGGCGGCAGCGCGCTGCCGGTGGTGGAGTCGTAGTAGGAGATGTCGTTCAGCTCCGAGCGCGACCAACTGGCGCCCAGGCTGGCTTGATGCTCACGACCGGCGAGGCTGAACGGCCCGCTGGCCTGCAGATCGACGATCAGTTGCTTGTTCTCGTCCTTGTACTCGGACGGGTAGCTGGTCAACCCCAGACCGGTCTCCCTGTTCGGAGTGCCCGCCATGTAGAACAGCGAGCCATCGCCCTTCTTCTCCACACGTGTCAGCACTGCCTTGGCCTGCCAGTCGTTGGCGAAGCTGTGGGCCAGCTCGGCGAAGCTGCGGTTTTCCTTGACGTCCCAGTAGGCCCAATCGGCAGAGGTACTGGTGGAGCGCGAGTAGTGGGTCTTGGAGCCGTCGCTGTAATTCAGCGGCAGCGCCCCCCACATCGGCGAGTTGGCGTCACTGGTCTGCAAGGTATGGCCGAGGGTGAAGACGGTGTCGGCGTCCAGATCGAAGTCCAGCACGCCATGGAAGACGTTCTTCTCGCGCGAGTAGCGGTCGAGGTAGGAGTGCTTGTTTTCGTTGGCGTAGACCAGGCGCCCACGCACCGTGCCGGCGTCGTTGAGCGCGCCGGCCACATCGGTGTCGATGCGCCGTTTGTCCCAGGAGCCTGCGGTGAGATCGACGCGCGCCTGAGGGATTGCCGTGGGCCGCTTGCGCACGAAGTTGACCGTCGCCGAAGGGTTGCCGGTGCCGGAAATCAAGCCGTTGGCACCGCGAACCACCTCGACCCGCTCGTACATGGCGGTGTCCAGATCCCCCTCGACGTTGCCGTAGACGAAGGGCACGGAGATGCCGTCGTACTGGAAGTTGGTGATGTCGAAGCCGCGCGCGGTGTAGTAGGTGCGGTCGGTCTCGACTTCCTGCACCTGCACGCCGGGCACGGCCTTGAGTGCCTCGTTGACGCTGGTGAGCTGGAAGTCGCGCAACTGCGCCTCGGTAAGGGTGGAAACCGCCTGCGGCGTCTGCCGTGGGGTCAGATCGAGCTTGGTCGCCGCGCTGCTGGACTTGCTTCTGTAACTCTCCGAAGTGCTCGCCCCAGCGCTACCGATGACGCTCTGCGCGTCCAACTCCAGAGGCGCCTGATCGTCAGCCAGAACGAGGGGAAAATGGCAGGCAGCCGTGATCGCCACGGCCAGTTGGGTCTTGGTGCTGAACAAGGGGACTTCTCCTGATGCGCTGTCGATAGCCGCTGGCAGTCCCTTGTGCAGCAAGTGCCTCACTGGCAGGCATTGGCCTTATCGCGAATGCTAATATTTATCGACAAAAATTCTTACAGCAGACCCTTCGCCAGTCAATAAGAATTATTCACATATTGGAGCCATTATCAGATATCACCGTCCACACTCACTGCCTCAGACGAACAAAACCCCCATAGGCTCGCGCCACATGGGGGTTCTCTTCTTTCTCCGACGCTTGTGGCGCCGGGAGCCTGGTTCGCCTTGGCGAACCTAGCCCGCATCAGGCGCGGAGGAGCCCAGCTCACAGCTCCACAATTCCAACGCCGGCTGGCTCGCTTTTGGCGGGCCGAGCCAGTCGCTCATCGGGCGACAACGCTGGTCGAAACACAGTTGGTAATCCCCGGCTTCAGGCGTACGCCCGACTCGCAGGGGTTGCAAGGGCGGTAGCTGACGCTGGTAATGCCAGCTGCCATTGCGCAGTTCGGCGCCGTCGGGAATCTCCATTCCGGCGCCCGAGCCTTTGACCCGCGCCTCACCGAGGATCAGGCCCTCGGTGGTGACGCGATAATCCTCTTCCCAGCGAATCTTCTCGATGCTGTGGTTCCAGGCCAGGGTGAACGCGGGCGTGGGCAGCGACGCCCACACCACGCCGGCCATCCCCAGGCACAGGCCGATCACGCCGTCGCGACCTCGGCACGACGGGCACGCCAGAAGTGTTGGGCAATGAAGATGGCGCTGAGAGCGAAGCCGATCTCGTCACTGGCCGGCGTGGCCAGGATCAGGCTGGCTCCGGCAGCAAAACCCAGCACGCGCTCCCACCAGCTCAGCCTGGCCTGCAGGTAGCCGGTGAATATCGCGCCCAGAAGGCCGATGGCCAGCACCGCCTTGCAGATGACGTAGAGCGTTGCCAGCAGGCTGTCGCCCTGCAGCATCAGAGCCGGCGAATAGACCGCCATGAAGGGCACGACGAAACCGGCCACGGCGATGCGCACCGCCCACAGGCTGATCTTCAGCCCACGCTCCTTAGCGATCGGCGCAGCGGCGAAGCAGGCCAGCGCCACCGGCGGGGTGAGGTCGGCCATGATGCCGAAGTAGAAGACGAACATGTGCGAGACGATCAGCGGCACGCCCAGATCCAGCAGCGCCGGCGCGGCGATGGAGCTGGTGATGATGTAGTTGGGGATGGTCGGAATGCCCATGCCCAGCACCAGGCAGGTGAGCATGGTCAGCACCAGCGAGAGGAACAGGTTGTCCTGGCCGATGGCGAGGATGTAGCCGGCGAAGGTGGAGGCCACCCCGGTCAGCGACACCACGCCGATGATCACCCCGACCAGGGCGCAGGCGATACCCACCGGCACTGCATGGCGCGCGCCTTCGACCAGCGCGTGCAGGCACAGCACCAGAGTTTCACGGCCGCCCTTGACGAACCAGCACCCCGCCACCAGCGCCGCGATGACGCCGAACACCACGCCGATACCGAGCTGGAAGAAGCCGGCGCAGAGCACGCCCAGGGCGATCCAGAAGGCGAAGCGCATGGCCTTGGACGACACCTGCAGGATGATCGCCGAGCCGAGGATGACCATGGCCGTCAGGGCCAGGCCAACCGTGCCGGAGAACAGTGGCGTGCGCCCGGAGAACAGCAGGTAGATCAGGATGCCCAGCGGGATCAGCAGGAACCAGCGCTCGCGCACGGCCTTCCATGGGTTCGGGCATTCATCCTTGGGCAGGCCGCGCAGGTTGGCACGCTTGGCCTCCAGGTGCACCATCCAGAACACCGAGCCGAAGTACAGCAACGCCGGGATCAGCGCGGCCTTGGCCACCTCGAAGAACGGCACGTTGATGGTCTCGGCCATGATGAAAGCCACGGCGCCCATGATCGGCGGCATGATCTGGCTGCCCATCGACGAGGTGGCCTCGACACCACCGGCGAAGGCCGGCTTGTAGCCGAAGCGCTTCATCAGCGGGATGGTGAACTGGCCGGTGGTGACCACGTTAGCCACGCCAGAGCCGGTGATGGTGCCCATCAGCGCCGAGGACACCACCGACACCTTGGCCGGGCCGCCCAGCTTGTGGCCGAACAGGCCCATGGCGAAATCGGTGAACAGCTTGATCATCCCGGCCTGCTCGAGGAAGGCGCCAAACAGGATGAACAGGAAGATGTAGGTGGCCGACACGTAGGTCGGTGTGCCGTACAGGCCTTCAGTGCCGAACGATAGCTGGTTGACGATCTGGTCGAGGCCATAACCACGGTGCATCAGGTCGCCCGGCAGGTATTGGCCAAGCAAGCCATAGGCGAGAAACAGCGCGCAGATGATCGGCAGGGCGATGCCCATGACCCGGCGCGCCGCCTCGAATACCAGCACGATCAGGGTCAGGCCAACGATCATGTCGGTGCTGGTCATGTCACCGGAACGCTGGATCAGATCCGCCTCGAAGTACCACTGGTAGAGGGCCGTGGCCATGCCCGCCAGGCCCAGCAGCCAGGCCAGCGGCTGCCACGGCCGGCCCTTGCCGAGCGCGGGGAAACTGATGAACACCAACAGCAGCAAGAAACCAACGTGCACGGCGCGCAACACCTGAGTCGACACCGGGTGAAAGGCGGCGGTGACGATCTGGAAGATGGAAAACAGCAACGCGACTGCAAAGAGTGCCTTGGGCCAGTGAGAAGGGCTGGCGGCCAATTCGTTGTTCTGATCACTCATGGAATGCGAACCTCATGACTACATCGATGCGAGGCAGAGTCGCCAACAAAACCCACCGTCTGTGAGCGACGGTTTTATTCGCGATTCTGCACCGAGCTGAAGAGCCGGCAGGCACAGAGCTTTTACTCCCCTCTCCCATTCATGGGAGAGGGACGGGGGGTGAGGGCAAGCGGCAAAGCACCATCCCCCTCTCCCTAACCCCCTCCCCCAGAGAGGAGAGGGAACAGCTCGTCGTTCTACCGGCAAGCAAGCATTACAGCGCGCCGACTTCCTTGTAGTAACGCTCGGCACCCGGGTGCAGCGGGATCGGCAGGTTCTTGGCGGCGTTTTCCAGCTTGATGTCCTTGGCTGCGGAGTGGGCGTTGCCCAGGCGGTCGAGGTTGTCGAACATCAGCTTGGTCATCTGGTAGGCCACCTCGTCGGACACGCCTTCATGGCTCACCAGGATGTTGGTGATGGCCACGGTGGGCACGTCGGCGTCCTGGCCGTCATAGGTGCCGGCCGGAATGGTGGCAGCCTGGTAGGCGGCGTTGCCGATCTTGGCGGTGACGTCAGCCGGAATCGAAACGAAGTTGATCTTCATGGTCGAGGCCAGATCACGAATGGCCGCCATGCCCAGGCCGGAAGACTGCAGGGTGGCGTCTAGCTGGCGGTTCTTGATCAGCTCCACCGACTCGGCGTAGGGCAGGAACTCGACGGTGCCCATGTCCTTGTAGGTCAGGCCGGCGGCGGCGAAGATGGCGCGGGCGTTGAGTTCGGTACCGGACTTCGGCGCGCCCACGGAGATGCGCTTGCCTTTGAGATCAGCCAGGGTCTTGATGCCGGAATCGGCGCTGGCGACGATCTGGATGTAGTTCGGGTAGGTACCGGCGATGGCGCGGATCTTCTTCAGCGGGGTCTTGAAGCCGGCGTCTTCCACGCCGTTCCAGGCGTCAGCGACCGAATCACCGAGGGCGAAGGCCAGTTCACCACGGCCAGCCTGCAGCAGGTTGAGGTTTTCCACCGAGGCCTTGGTGGCCTGCACCGAGGTCTTGGCGCCGTCGATGCCGGTGCTGTAGAGCTGCGACAGGGCAACGCCGATCGGGTAGTACACGCCGCTGGTACCGCCAGTGAGCACGTTGATGAAGGTGGGCGCGGCGAGCACGGCAGTGCTGGCAGTCAGCGCCGCAGCGGCGGCGAAAAGGCCGAGTTTCTTGGTCAGTCGCATGGAAGTATCTCCGTCGTTGTTATGGCTTTATGCAGAGGTTGACTCTAGACGATGCCCACTGCGGCCTGCGGCAGGCACCATCACACCGCGCAA
The genomic region above belongs to Pseudomonas sp. GOM7 and contains:
- a CDS encoding TonB-dependent siderophore receptor, which gives rise to MFSTKTQLAVAITAACHFPLVLADDQAPLELDAQSVIGSAGASTSESYRSKSSSAATKLDLTPRQTPQAVSTLTEAQLRDFQLTSVNEALKAVPGVQVQEVETDRTYYTARGFDITNFQYDGISVPFVYGNVEGDLDTAMYERVEVVRGANGLISGTGNPSATVNFVRKRPTAIPQARVDLTAGSWDKRRIDTDVAGALNDAGTVRGRLVYANENKHSYLDRYSREKNVFHGVLDFDLDADTVFTLGHTLQTSDANSPMWGALPLNYSDGSKTHYSRSTSTSADWAYWDVKENRSFAELAHSFANDWQAKAVLTRVEKKGDGSLFYMAGTPNRETGLGLTSYPSEYKDENKQLIVDLQASGPFSLAGREHQASLGASWSRSELNDISYYDSTTGSALPPLDDWNGHIDRPLNDRPTRGSDFTDRMKSVYGAARWSLTDDLSLITGTRVVDVSSSGESYGAAKSLKNSGKVVPYAGVVYDLNEQYSLYASYTEIFSPQTKTDISGSRLAPLEGVNYEVGIKGELFDDQVNVALAVFRTEQDNFANQAGTIGGRAYYNAVEGLTSEGYELEFSGEPVDGLQLSAGYTFVDITNADGSHAVTYSPKHMVKAAATYRVPGLEKLKVGGAMRWQSDIRNGIAEQDAYGVVDLMASYDIDRNWSLSANLNNLTNEKYLTSLYWTQAYYGAPRNVSATLTWKY
- a CDS encoding DUF1850 domain-containing protein, which gives rise to MIGLCLGMAGVVWASLPTPAFTLAWNHSIEKIRWEEDYRVTTEGLILGEARVKGSGAGMEIPDGAELRNGSWHYQRQLPPLQPLRVGRTPEAGDYQLCFDQRCRPMSDWLGPPKASQPALELWSCELGSSAPDAG
- a CDS encoding TRAP transporter permease, coding for MSDQNNELAASPSHWPKALFAVALLFSIFQIVTAAFHPVSTQVLRAVHVGFLLLLVFISFPALGKGRPWQPLAWLLGLAGMATALYQWYFEADLIQRSGDMTSTDMIVGLTLIVLVFEAARRVMGIALPIICALFLAYGLLGQYLPGDLMHRGYGLDQIVNQLSFGTEGLYGTPTYVSATYIFLFILFGAFLEQAGMIKLFTDFAMGLFGHKLGGPAKVSVVSSALMGTITGSGVANVVTTGQFTIPLMKRFGYKPAFAGGVEATSSMGSQIMPPIMGAVAFIMAETINVPFFEVAKAALIPALLYFGSVFWMVHLEAKRANLRGLPKDECPNPWKAVRERWFLLIPLGILIYLLFSGRTPLFSGTVGLALTAMVILGSAIILQVSSKAMRFAFWIALGVLCAGFFQLGIGVVFGVIAALVAGCWFVKGGRETLVLCLHALVEGARHAVPVGIACALVGVIIGVVSLTGVASTFAGYILAIGQDNLFLSLVLTMLTCLVLGMGIPTIPNYIITSSIAAPALLDLGVPLIVSHMFVFYFGIMADLTPPVALACFAAAPIAKERGLKISLWAVRIAVAGFVVPFMAVYSPALMLQGDSLLATLYVICKAVLAIGLLGAIFTGYLQARLSWWERVLGFAAGASLILATPASDEIGFALSAIFIAQHFWRARRAEVATA
- a CDS encoding TAXI family TRAP transporter solute-binding subunit; its protein translation is MRLTKKLGLFAAAAALTASTAVLAAPTFINVLTGGTSGVYYPIGVALSQLYSTGIDGAKTSVQATKASVENLNLLQAGRGELAFALGDSVADAWNGVEDAGFKTPLKKIRAIAGTYPNYIQIVASADSGIKTLADLKGKRISVGAPKSGTELNARAIFAAAGLTYKDMGTVEFLPYAESVELIKNRQLDATLQSSGLGMAAIRDLASTMKINFVSIPADVTAKIGNAAYQAATIPAGTYDGQDADVPTVAITNILVSHEGVSDEVAYQMTKLMFDNLDRLGNAHSAAKDIKLENAAKNLPIPLHPGAERYYKEVGAL